Proteins from one Flavobacterium sp. N2038 genomic window:
- a CDS encoding NADP-dependent malic enzyme, protein MNKESKKREALVYHAEPTPGKIQVVPTKKYATQRDLSLAYSPGVAEPCLEIAANVDDVYKYTAKGNLVAVISNGTAVLGLGDIGPEASKPVMEGKGLLFKIFSDIDVFDIEVNTKDIEEFIQTVKNIAPTFGGINLEDIKAPESFEIERRLVEELDIPVMHDDQHGTAIISSAALINALELAGKKAGDVKMVVSGAGSAAIACTDLYVSLGVKVENIKMYNSKGLLTKDNPSLSKLQLKYAIDGAQIALADAVKGADVFIGLSSGDILSPEMLLTMADNPIVFAMANPNPEIDYNLAVQTRKDVIMATGRSDFPNQVNNVLGFPYIFRGALDVRATKINEEMKMAAVKALAILAKEPVPEQVNVAYGATKLGFGQEYIIPKPFDPRLITIVAPAVAKAAMESGVAKQPITDWAAYEDALRERMGNDNKMVRLITNRAKLDPKRIVFAEADHLNVLKAAQIVHEDGIGVPILLGNREIILELKAELGFDADLEIIDPKTNEEEARRNRFANSYWETRERRGVSLLDAQKFMRERNYFAAMMVNEGDADALVTGHSRSYPSVVKPMMQLIEKAPAASLIATTNMMLTSRGPMFLSDTAININPSAQDLVNIAIMTAKTAKMFGIEPVIAMVSYSNFGSSTHQNASKVREAVAYLHKNHPEMIVDGEIQADFALNGELLKEKFPFSKLAGKKVNTLVFPNLESANITYKLMKELNKSSSIGPIMMGLDKPVHIFQLGASVEEMVNMAAIAVIDAQEKEIKKNKLAK, encoded by the coding sequence ATGAACAAAGAGAGTAAAAAAAGAGAGGCCTTAGTGTACCACGCAGAGCCGACTCCAGGAAAAATTCAGGTAGTTCCAACAAAAAAATATGCAACCCAAAGAGACTTGTCACTGGCTTATTCGCCGGGTGTTGCAGAACCGTGTTTAGAAATCGCAGCAAACGTTGATGACGTTTATAAGTATACAGCAAAAGGAAATTTAGTTGCCGTAATCTCAAACGGTACTGCTGTTTTAGGATTAGGAGATATTGGTCCTGAGGCCTCAAAACCAGTAATGGAAGGAAAAGGTTTATTGTTTAAAATATTCTCTGATATTGATGTTTTTGATATTGAAGTTAATACAAAAGACATAGAAGAATTTATTCAGACGGTTAAAAATATTGCTCCAACTTTTGGAGGAATTAACCTTGAAGATATTAAAGCGCCTGAATCTTTTGAAATCGAAAGAAGACTGGTAGAAGAATTGGATATTCCGGTAATGCATGATGATCAGCACGGAACAGCAATTATTTCTTCTGCAGCTTTAATCAATGCACTTGAATTGGCAGGAAAAAAAGCCGGAGATGTAAAAATGGTAGTTTCGGGTGCAGGATCTGCTGCAATCGCTTGTACTGATTTGTATGTTTCGCTAGGCGTAAAAGTAGAGAATATTAAAATGTACAATAGTAAAGGACTTTTAACAAAAGATAATCCTTCACTATCAAAATTACAATTGAAATATGCTATTGATGGTGCTCAAATTGCTTTGGCAGATGCTGTAAAAGGTGCAGATGTTTTCATCGGACTATCTTCGGGAGATATCTTATCGCCAGAAATGTTATTGACAATGGCAGACAATCCGATTGTTTTTGCAATGGCAAATCCAAATCCGGAAATCGATTATAACCTGGCTGTTCAAACGCGTAAAGACGTTATTATGGCTACAGGACGTTCAGATTTTCCTAATCAGGTGAATAACGTTTTAGGTTTTCCATATATTTTTAGAGGAGCACTAGACGTAAGAGCGACAAAAATTAATGAAGAAATGAAAATGGCCGCTGTAAAAGCGTTGGCTATTTTGGCAAAAGAACCGGTTCCGGAGCAAGTTAACGTGGCTTACGGTGCAACAAAATTAGGTTTCGGTCAGGAATATATTATCCCAAAACCATTTGATCCTAGATTAATTACTATTGTAGCGCCTGCAGTTGCAAAAGCAGCAATGGAATCTGGAGTGGCAAAACAACCAATTACAGACTGGGCAGCTTATGAGGATGCTCTTCGTGAGCGTATGGGGAATGATAATAAAATGGTACGTTTAATTACGAACCGTGCTAAATTAGACCCAAAACGTATTGTTTTTGCCGAAGCGGATCATTTAAATGTTTTAAAAGCAGCTCAAATTGTTCATGAAGACGGAATTGGTGTGCCAATTTTGTTAGGAAACAGAGAAATCATTTTAGAATTAAAAGCCGAATTAGGTTTTGATGCTGATCTTGAAATTATCGATCCTAAAACAAATGAAGAAGAAGCAAGACGTAACAGATTTGCAAATTCATACTGGGAAACAAGAGAGCGCAGAGGTGTTTCGTTACTTGACGCTCAGAAATTTATGCGCGAAAGAAACTATTTTGCGGCTATGATGGTAAACGAAGGCGATGCAGATGCTCTTGTTACCGGACACTCAAGAAGTTATCCAAGTGTAGTAAAACCAATGATGCAATTAATAGAAAAAGCACCTGCAGCTTCTTTAATAGCAACAACAAACATGATGCTTACCTCACGCGGACCAATGTTTTTATCAGATACAGCGATAAACATTAATCCATCTGCACAAGATTTGGTAAATATTGCTATCATGACAGCTAAAACAGCTAAAATGTTTGGTATTGAGCCAGTTATTGCAATGGTTTCTTATTCTAATTTTGGGTCATCTACACATCAAAATGCTTCAAAAGTAAGAGAAGCAGTTGCTTACCTGCATAAAAATCATCCTGAAATGATTGTTGACGGAGAGATTCAGGCAGATTTTGCATTAAATGGAGAGTTACTTAAAGAGAAATTCCCATTCTCTAAATTAGCGGGTAA
- a CDS encoding CBS domain-containing protein, with product MTVNQILNAKGKNVYSVLSTTTVYEALKVMGEKNIGAILIIDGTDLKGILSERDYARKIVLKDKSSKETFVHEIMESNVFSINLSNNIEDCMELMSTKRIRHLPVIEDGIVVGIISISDVVKAIIEVQKDTINHLNSYISQ from the coding sequence ATGACTGTAAATCAAATACTAAACGCAAAAGGAAAAAATGTTTACTCTGTACTTTCGACTACAACCGTTTATGAAGCATTGAAAGTAATGGGCGAAAAAAACATTGGGGCTATCCTGATAATCGATGGAACCGACTTAAAAGGGATATTATCTGAAAGAGATTATGCTCGAAAAATCGTTTTAAAAGACAAATCATCAAAAGAAACTTTTGTACATGAAATTATGGAAAGCAACGTTTTTTCGATAAACCTTTCAAACAATATCGAGGATTGTATGGAGCTGATGAGTACCAAAAGAATACGACATTTACCTGTTATAGAAGACGGAATTGTGGTAGGAATAATCTCGATTAGCGATGTTGTAAAAGCAATTATAGAAGTTCAAAAAGATACTATAAATCATTTAAACTCTTATATTTCTCAATAA